One Caretta caretta isolate rCarCar2 chromosome 8, rCarCar1.hap1, whole genome shotgun sequence DNA window includes the following coding sequences:
- the DBN1 gene encoding drebrin isoform X3 produces MAGVSFGAHRLALLAAYQEVIGEGSPTDWALYTYEDESDDLKLAASGGGGLQELSGHFENQKVMYGFCSVKEPQAALPKYVLVNWVGEDVADARKCACASHVARIAEFFQGVDVIVNASSVEDVDPGAIGQRLSNGLARTSSPVLHRLRLREDENAEPVGTTYQKTDAAVEMKRLNREQFWEQAKKEEELRKEEERQKVLEERLRFEQERMEQERMEQEEREKRYREREEQIEEHRRKQQTLEAEEARQRLQEQSIFGEQQPGAENGQELKKSESEVEEAAAIIARRPDNPREFFKQQERVASGSSEATSPFSQRTAGRLHCPFIKTPDSGPPSSSSSSSSPPRTPFPYATCHRTPNLSSFFPCSQSDAHRKASAVGCSPCDSSPASTPVGEQIERALDEVTQQAPRKDSPGPSSEMLAPPTADEPPGDPAWTAARGGGLGPTEDLVFLEPREPLLFPMAVLPAEESSGPTRPPGPESLIDLWQNDSITPPATWELATTASPGPPAPLLVEVEVDVPPGTPATPGPPDDNLLNFDELPEPPATFCDAEQDEEPASLIAMEGPHQMTLSYQHALQEAASGQQAPEPQLLTNGEMAQKEGVQASEGYFSQSQDEEFGQVETSAKTPPAVFYAKPPEIDITCWDADPVPEDEESFGGSV; encoded by the exons GGCTTTGTACACCTACGAGGATGAGTCTGACGACCTGAAGCTGGCTGCGTCGGGAG GAGGCGGTTTGCAGGAGCTCTCTGGCCACTTTGAGAACCAGAAGGTGATGTACGGCTTCTGCAGCGTCAAAGAGCCCCAGGCAGCACTGCCCAAATACGTCCTGGTCAACTGG gttggggaggacgtGGCCGATGCCCGCAAGTGCGCCTGTGCCAGCCACGTGGCCAGGATTGCAGAGTTCTTCCAG GGTGTGGATGTTATCGTCAATGCCAGCAGCGTGGAGGACGTGGACCCGGGGGCCATTGGGCAGCGCCTCTCCAATGGCCTGGCTCGCACCTCCAGCCCCGTGCTGCATCGCCTGCGGCTGCGAGAGGACGAGAACGCCGAGCCCGTG GGCACGACCTATCAGAAGACTGATGCAGCTGTAGAGATGAAACGGCTCAACCGGGAGCAGTTCTGGGAACAGGCCAAG aaggaggaggagcttCGGAAGGAGGAGGAGCGACAGAAGGTGCTGGAGGAGCGGCTGCGCTTTGAGCAGGAGCGCATGGAGCAGGAGCGCATGGAGCAGGAGGAGCGGGAGAAGCGCTATCGGGAGCGTGAGGAGCAGATTGAGGAGCACAG GCGGAAGCAGCAGACTCTGGAGGCGGAGGAGGCCAGGCAGCGCTTGCAGGAACAGTCCATCTTC GGTGAGCAGCAGCCCGGGGCGGAGAACGGGCAGGAGCTGAAGAAGTCGGAGTCGGAAGTGGAG GAAGCTGCTGCCATCATCGCGCGGCGCCCCGACAACCCCCGCGAGTTCTTCAAGCAGCAGGAGCGAGTGGCCTCAGGCAGCTCCGAAGCCACGTCCCCCTTCAGCCAGAGGACag CAGGTCGTCTGCACTGTCCTTTCATAAAGACACCTGATAGTGGGccgccttcctcctcctcctcctcttcctcccccccgcggACCCCCTTCCCCTATGCCACCTGCCACCGCACACCAAACCTCTCCTCCTTCTTCCCAT GCAGCCAGTCGGACGCTCACAGAAAGGCCTCGGCcgtgggctgcagcccctgtgacTCCAGCCCGGCCTCCACGCCTGTCGGGGAGCAGATCGAGAGGGCTCTGGACGAAGTGACGCAGCAGGCCCCGCGGAaag ACTCGCCCGGACCCAGCAGCGAGATGCTGGCACCGCCGACAGCAGACGAGCCGCCCGGGGACCCTGCGTGGACAGCGGCAcgggggggtgggctgggccCCACCGAGGATCTTGTGTTCCTGGAGCCCAGAGAGCCACTGCTGTTCCCCATGGCCGTGCTGCCCGCAGAGGAGTCCTCGGGCCCCACGCGGCCCCCCGGCCCCGAGAGCCTTATCGACCTGTGGCAGAATGACAGCATCACCCCACCCGCTACCTGGGAGCTGGCCACCACCGCATCGCCAGGGCCCCCCGCGCCCCTCctggtggaggtggaggtggacgTGCCCCCAGGCACCCCTGCGACCCCCGGCCCCCCTGACGACAACCTGCTGAACTTCGACGAGCTGCCCGAGCCACCGGCCACCTTCTGCGACGCGGAGCAGGACGAGGAGCCGGCCAGCCTCATTGCCATGGAGGGGCCGCACCAGATGACGCTCAGCTACCAGCATGCCCTACAGGAGGCTGCCAGCGGGCAGCAGGCCCCCGAGCCCCAGCTGCTGACGAACGGGGAGATGGCCCAGAAGGAAGGGGTGCAG GCCAGCGAGGGCTACTTCAGCCAGTCTCAGGATGAAGAGTTTGGCCAGGTGGAGACTTCTGCCAAAACTCCTCCTGCTGTGTTCTACGCCAAGCCCCCCG AGATCGACATCACCTGCTGGGATGCCGACCCGGTGCCTGAGGACGAGGAGAGCTTTGGGGGCAGCGTCTAA
- the DBN1 gene encoding drebrin isoform X2 has product MSQVGDKALVRPPGEHRPETCLTRFLQRSWQKALPWLGALYTYEDESDDLKLAASGGGGLQELSGHFENQKVMYGFCSVKEPQAALPKYVLVNWVGEDVADARKCACASHVARIAEFFQGVDVIVNASSVEDVDPGAIGQRLSNGLARTSSPVLHRLRLREDENAEPVGTTYQKTDAAVEMKRLNREQFWEQAKKEEELRKEEERQKVLEERLRFEQERMEQERMEQEEREKRYREREEQIEEHRRKQQTLEAEEARQRLQEQSIFGEQQPGAENGQELKKSESEVEEAAAIIARRPDNPREFFKQQERVASGSSEATSPFSQRTGRLHCPFIKTPDSGPPSSSSSSSSPPRTPFPYATCHRTPNLSSFFPCSQSDAHRKASAVGCSPCDSSPASTPVGEQIERALDEVTQQAPRKDSPGPSSEMLAPPTADEPPGDPAWTAARGGGLGPTEDLVFLEPREPLLFPMAVLPAEESSGPTRPPGPESLIDLWQNDSITPPATWELATTASPGPPAPLLVEVEVDVPPGTPATPGPPDDNLLNFDELPEPPATFCDAEQDEEPASLIAMEGPHQMTLSYQHALQEAASGQQAPEPQLLTNGEMAQKEGVQASEGYFSQSQDEEFGQVETSAKTPPAVFYAKPPEIDITCWDADPVPEDEESFGGSV; this is encoded by the exons GGCTTTGTACACCTACGAGGATGAGTCTGACGACCTGAAGCTGGCTGCGTCGGGAG GAGGCGGTTTGCAGGAGCTCTCTGGCCACTTTGAGAACCAGAAGGTGATGTACGGCTTCTGCAGCGTCAAAGAGCCCCAGGCAGCACTGCCCAAATACGTCCTGGTCAACTGG gttggggaggacgtGGCCGATGCCCGCAAGTGCGCCTGTGCCAGCCACGTGGCCAGGATTGCAGAGTTCTTCCAG GGTGTGGATGTTATCGTCAATGCCAGCAGCGTGGAGGACGTGGACCCGGGGGCCATTGGGCAGCGCCTCTCCAATGGCCTGGCTCGCACCTCCAGCCCCGTGCTGCATCGCCTGCGGCTGCGAGAGGACGAGAACGCCGAGCCCGTG GGCACGACCTATCAGAAGACTGATGCAGCTGTAGAGATGAAACGGCTCAACCGGGAGCAGTTCTGGGAACAGGCCAAG aaggaggaggagcttCGGAAGGAGGAGGAGCGACAGAAGGTGCTGGAGGAGCGGCTGCGCTTTGAGCAGGAGCGCATGGAGCAGGAGCGCATGGAGCAGGAGGAGCGGGAGAAGCGCTATCGGGAGCGTGAGGAGCAGATTGAGGAGCACAG GCGGAAGCAGCAGACTCTGGAGGCGGAGGAGGCCAGGCAGCGCTTGCAGGAACAGTCCATCTTC GGTGAGCAGCAGCCCGGGGCGGAGAACGGGCAGGAGCTGAAGAAGTCGGAGTCGGAAGTGGAG GAAGCTGCTGCCATCATCGCGCGGCGCCCCGACAACCCCCGCGAGTTCTTCAAGCAGCAGGAGCGAGTGGCCTCAGGCAGCTCCGAAGCCACGTCCCCCTTCAGCCAGAGGACag GTCGTCTGCACTGTCCTTTCATAAAGACACCTGATAGTGGGccgccttcctcctcctcctcctcttcctcccccccgcggACCCCCTTCCCCTATGCCACCTGCCACCGCACACCAAACCTCTCCTCCTTCTTCCCAT GCAGCCAGTCGGACGCTCACAGAAAGGCCTCGGCcgtgggctgcagcccctgtgacTCCAGCCCGGCCTCCACGCCTGTCGGGGAGCAGATCGAGAGGGCTCTGGACGAAGTGACGCAGCAGGCCCCGCGGAaag ACTCGCCCGGACCCAGCAGCGAGATGCTGGCACCGCCGACAGCAGACGAGCCGCCCGGGGACCCTGCGTGGACAGCGGCAcgggggggtgggctgggccCCACCGAGGATCTTGTGTTCCTGGAGCCCAGAGAGCCACTGCTGTTCCCCATGGCCGTGCTGCCCGCAGAGGAGTCCTCGGGCCCCACGCGGCCCCCCGGCCCCGAGAGCCTTATCGACCTGTGGCAGAATGACAGCATCACCCCACCCGCTACCTGGGAGCTGGCCACCACCGCATCGCCAGGGCCCCCCGCGCCCCTCctggtggaggtggaggtggacgTGCCCCCAGGCACCCCTGCGACCCCCGGCCCCCCTGACGACAACCTGCTGAACTTCGACGAGCTGCCCGAGCCACCGGCCACCTTCTGCGACGCGGAGCAGGACGAGGAGCCGGCCAGCCTCATTGCCATGGAGGGGCCGCACCAGATGACGCTCAGCTACCAGCATGCCCTACAGGAGGCTGCCAGCGGGCAGCAGGCCCCCGAGCCCCAGCTGCTGACGAACGGGGAGATGGCCCAGAAGGAAGGGGTGCAG GCCAGCGAGGGCTACTTCAGCCAGTCTCAGGATGAAGAGTTTGGCCAGGTGGAGACTTCTGCCAAAACTCCTCCTGCTGTGTTCTACGCCAAGCCCCCCG AGATCGACATCACCTGCTGGGATGCCGACCCGGTGCCTGAGGACGAGGAGAGCTTTGGGGGCAGCGTCTAA